The Candidatus Hydrogenisulfobacillus filiaventi sequence GAACAGCGGCCAGGTCGGCGCCAACCCGAAGGGGCGCAGCAGCACCCAATCCACCGGGGCCAGCAGGGCCTGCGCGAGGCCCCCGATGAGCCCCGGTACGAATACGCGGTCCTTGGCCAGCACCCCGCCGGCCCGGGCGGCCGCCCACCCCAGCAGGGCCAGGGTGACGGTGTTCAGCCCCCAGGCCCGGCCCGCCAGGAGGTCCTGCAGCCCTCCGGCCAGGAGACCCAGCCACAGCGCCCGGCGCGGGCTCTCGAACAGACCCAGGGCCACCACCAGCGCCGCGACCACGTCCGGGGTGTAACCGGGGGGGAAAAACCAGGGCAACAGCGCCGTCTGCGCCACCAGCGCCAGCAGGATGAGTAGCACCCACACCAGGGGATGATAAGGCCACCGCATTAGCCCGCCCCCCCGAGGTCTGCGGGCGCCTCCGAGCCGGGCGGGCGCGACACCACCACCAGCACGGTGGACAGGCGGTCGAAGTTGACGGCCGGCGTCACCGTGGCCACGGTGGTCAGCTGGTAATTGCGGGTAGCCACCGCCGTCACCTGCCCGACCAGCAGCCCCTTGGGGTAATACTGGCTGAAGCCGGAGG is a genomic window containing:
- the mreD gene encoding Rod shape-determining protein MreD, which gives rise to MRWPYHPLVWVLLILLALVAQTALLPWFFPPGYTPDVVAALVVALGLFESPRRALWLGLLAGGLQDLLAGRAWGLNTVTLALLGWAAARAGGVLAKDRVFVPGLIGGLAQALLAPVDWVLLRPFGLAPTWPLFALPLPVWVLSAMFLTPGLVGLLVPARAAGIEVPVRGAPRRRLPM